The following coding sequences lie in one Schistocerca serialis cubense isolate TAMUIC-IGC-003099 chromosome 12, iqSchSeri2.2, whole genome shotgun sequence genomic window:
- the LOC126427922 gene encoding calexcitin-2-like: MADFRKKKLMYVFHVFFDVNRSGTIDKKDFEMAIEKICRSRGWAEGSAEQQKTRGALLEVWQALQQRADADSDGEVSEAEWIQMWDDFAKGGDSALQWQSRYRDFMFQHVDASGDGSIDLDEFVKVYTSYGISADECKNAFSKFTNNQTVKVTPQVFEKLWREFFSSTDPQAPGNFIFGKTSFD; this comes from the exons ATGGCAGACTTCAGGAAGAAGAAACTGATGTACGTCTTCCACGTATTCTTTG ATGTCAACAGGAGCGGCACGATTGACAAGAAGGATTTTGAGATGGCCATTGag AAAATCTGCCGCAGCCGCGGCTGGGCCGAGGGCAGCGCGGAGCAGCAGAAGACACGGGGCGCCCTGCTGGAGGTGTGGCAGGCTCTGCAGCAGAGAGCGGACGCTGACAGCGACGGGGAG GTGAGCGAGGCGGAGTGGATCCAGATGTGGGACGACTTCGCCAAGGGCGGCGACTCGGCGCTCCAGTGGCAGAGCCGCTACCGGGACTTCATGTTCCAGCACGTCGACGCCTCAG GTGACGGGAGTATCGACCTGGACGAGTTCGTCAAAGTCTACACCAGCTACGGCATCTCAGCAGACGAGTGCAAGAACGCCTTCAGCAAGTTCACCAAC AATCAGACTGTGAAGGTTACACCGCAAGTCTTCGAGAAGCTGTGGAGGGAATTCTTCTCTTCAACGGACCCTCAAGCTCCAGGAAACTTCATCTTTGGCAAAACTTCATTCGATTAG